A region from the Tsuneonella mangrovi genome encodes:
- the soxR gene encoding redox-sensitive transcriptional activator SoxR: MRASDLLSIGDLARRTGLSVSAIRYYEDRGLVEPIRTGGNQRRFLRSDIRRLSFVMIAQQLGLSLGEIEEELRRLPHGRTPDARDWRRISGKVRDAIDAKIALLMKTREDLDGCIGCGCLSLKKCRLYNPQDKWAEGGSGPRVLRSGAS; the protein is encoded by the coding sequence ATGCGCGCAAGCGACCTGCTTTCGATCGGCGACCTTGCCCGCCGGACCGGTCTGTCGGTCTCGGCGATCCGCTATTACGAGGACCGCGGGCTGGTCGAACCGATCCGCACCGGCGGTAACCAGCGACGCTTCCTGCGCAGCGATATCCGGCGTCTGAGCTTCGTGATGATCGCCCAGCAACTCGGGCTTTCATTGGGAGAAATCGAGGAGGAGTTGCGGCGCCTGCCGCATGGTCGCACCCCCGATGCGCGGGATTGGCGGCGAATCAGCGGCAAGGTGCGCGATGCGATCGACGCGAAGATCGCGCTGCTCATGAAAACCCGAGAAGACCTTGACGGCTGCATCGGTTGCGGCTGCCTCAGCCTGAAGAAGTGTCGGCTTTACAACCCGCAAGACAAGTGGGCCGAAGGGGGCAGCGGGCCGCGCGTGCTGCGGTCGGGGGCGAGTTGA